A segment of the Zingiber officinale cultivar Zhangliang chromosome 8B, Zo_v1.1, whole genome shotgun sequence genome:
TAAAGTTCTTCCTAATCCGACTAGTTTCCATTCTCCTAGCACCTTCACTAtgtcttgttgcaccaacaagtccttgacccttctctgccataattTGAAGTTCTCGATTccatcaaacttcaccatatcaaacttcataGAAGACGCCcctgacatgttgaagaaatccgccaacacctcgctctgatactaattgttgtgCAACCTCtaacgcggaagaagaggaagagagaaagattGTGTGGAGCAACGAAACAAGACACACAAGaaagagcaaacacgaggaaAAAATGGAGGAGCAGAAGAGTTATCGTGGTTTTATAATGTGTCTACTTTATAAAACGGCTgaagttttattagaattctctctacatgaAAGAGTCATGATAATGATGATACTACCAATAGATTaataatgatccctataaatattaTCCAAACCCCAACATGCTAAAATAGATCCGAAAAACCGTAATAGAATCttattacaaaaaaaaatcataatagaatttttCTACGACTTTTTATTTATATCCGTGGCGTCTCTCACATTGACTTTCACTTAGATATGAGTTACTTGTCAATAAAGTGAAATAGAACCAAATAAACAATCCAACCAACTAAAATTCGATTCAATATATTAAGAAgttcaatatttaaaaaaaaaaaatcgataagTTCAAGTAAATGCATTTAATTCTgattatgaattttgaaattccattaaatcaattaagtttctttttattaaataataaaaagaagattttttacttttactaaattgattaagtttttatttaaaagttttaatattttttaaaaaattagttaatttgGTTATTgaccaaattaattaatttggttattgaccaaattaattaattttttttttatcgattcaattggttgaaaaaaaaaagtaattaatttaattttaataaatttgctTCAGTTTTAATAGAAACTTCACTCCTATTAATATCGAAGCTTCAAATTACGTGCGTAGGTTCGAGAATGgctataaacaaaaaaaaaaaaaaaacaaattacatgtttttttttttgattaaatGGCAATCTCATAAGTATTAATAAACATTCCTTTAGTTgagatttattaatttaataatctagataaattattaaattttaaagtataaaataaatttaataattactTTAAAGTATAAATAAATAGGATACTCAACCATACATCCCTTACAATTCGTCCTTAGGATAACATAAAGGTAATCACGGATCAATTTATAGCTGACCGTCAAATTAGCTAAGaaatgaaaagattttttttctccGAAAATATATGTCCATCGAAAATTAATCCCTTACCTCGTTGTAACACAATTAATCCATCTCTACTTTATATAAAAGATGCTAAACCTCTCTACCTCCTCCACACAATTAATCAATCTATACTCTTCTGCAGATGGGGGTGGGGGactttagtaaattaaatatgatAAGGATTTTAGTTTGTCACAAGCCTTTTTGTGGATTGCAGTTTGCTTGAGATGTGGATTAAGGATATTTATGTTGCAGGATAGAGCATGATGTTTATTCAACTCGATGAGCAAAAGAATACTTCACTTTGCTTGTAGGGAAGCCAAATGAAAGATGCTCATGGTAATAAAGTTTGTTTCACGGTGGTGTAGATATCAAAACTAGTTTGGTTCACTACCATTCTCTCCAACCATTCCATAAACTCATTCActagcaaagaaaataagaggTTGAAGAAATTATGTTGGTGTTCATGGAATTGAAGCATCTATTGCTGGAGGTGCTACCATCGTCTACCATGGTGGCACAAGGCCGCTTGCTGTGTATCCAAAATCACTTGGCCATGGTTTGTGATAGCCTTTGGGCTATCAATTCAATGATCGAAATCCCTGAGATGGGACTGCTGTATAACAATGCTTGGCATCATCGTTTTAATTCGCCTTTAGATGTTCCTGTAGAATTTGCAGATTGGGTGACAGATGTGGCTACAGCAGTTATAGATGTGGGAGAGTTGCTCAGTCGAATCATGGATTGGGAAGCAAGTTTGTACTTTCGCCATGTTATTCTAGTGGAGCTGAAAGAGATGTTGTGCGACTTGAATTCTCTTGTGCTGAGAGGATCTGCAATGGGTCTTCCAAGGGACCCTATGGGTTCTATGAACCCACTCCGAGAAGACTACTCAATTGTCTTAAAAAATGAGGTGGTGGGCAGACATGAAGATCTAGAGAAACTCATTGAAATCTTTCAACAACAACAACTAGTACCATCTAACAACAATGGCGATGATTACAACCCCTTTGTTATTGTCATAGATGGCCAAAAAGGGGTTGGGAAGACGACCTTGGCATATATGATCTACCACCACACTTGGGTTCGCCAACTATTTCATCATCGCATTTGGGTGGATCTACCACCCGGTGTTTCGACACCCAAGATGATTAATTTCATTGGAAAAGAATTTGCAAAGTCCATAAAGAATGAAGAATACTGTGATAAGAAATTACACCTAGAGCTGCCGCTACAAGCCATGTGGGAATTTATTAATGAACAACTCGATGGGAGTAGATACTTGTTAGTACTTCATTGTCCAGATTTGGCTAGTTTGATATTGCAACCAGAGTGGAATGAGTTGAAGAAGATCCTGTTGCGTGTGGGCGGACCAGGAAGTGCAGTCTTAGTCATCCTCAAATCATCAACACAATCAGTGAGTGATATGAGTTTTCAAAATAGGGTGAAGGATATTACAACATATTGCTTGAAACCCTTATCTGATGATGCATGGCTAGAATTATTCAAGAGACACGCAGCAATGACAATCCCCCCATCAAACCGAGACATAGTATTCAAGTGCAGTCCATATGCTATGCCACACTTCCAATTTGTTGGTGAAACTTTTGGGGCAAAGTTTTGGGGATCGTTAGGCCATAATATTCAATTAGGAAATCTCTATCCTTGTGAAATAAAAGACATTCATATGGTTAGGAATTTTCCATTTGCCATCGTACGATTACTCCAATACCATTATCTACTTGATAAGGATTATAATTTCATCTTACACATGTTGACCGCTGAAGGCCTCATACCAGTTGAAGGCCTCTCTCCAAGTTGGACTGAGATCTATGACAGATTTCGTTATAATAGAATATTAACATTCTGTTTGCCAAGGAAGGTATATTTGCATAGGAAGGTTCCAGGAGTTTCAACTACTATTCCAAGGTGTTGTCGCTATTTGCATTTGGAAATTAATCCTAGAGCGATACCATTTCGACTGCCGACCATGCCAGTTGAGGTGAGCAAGAAGATGATAGCATTGGTTTTACGAGAAGATGAGGCAACGACACAAGAAGATGATGAAGTAATGACACTTCAAGTATACAAAAAAAGGCGAACCAAAGCAGCAACTGCAATATCGAAGTTCCTCGACAAGACATCGGTAAGACTTGTACATTTGCACATATTAGTTGTAGAAACTAGGATGATCCAAAGACTACCCAATGAAGTTAGCAAGTTAGTTTCCTTGAGATACCTCCATCTATCAAAGCTTGAGATAGAATTACTTCCGAAATCACTTTTTGACCTACCTAATTTGCGAATTTTAAGTTTGCTTCATTGCAAAAATCTTCAAAAGATACGTGAACGAATCCATAAGCTTAAGAAGTTGCAGATTTTAAAACTAGCTTATTGCACAAAGCTTCAGCAGTTACCAAGATCTATAACAAGACTCAAAAACTTGGAAGAGCTTAATGTGGAAGGTTGTTGTTTTTTGAGGAAGCTACCGGAAGATTTGGTCAGTTTTAAATCACTGAGAATCCTCAACGTTGCAGGATGTGCATCTTTGTCTCAAATTCCCCATGGAATCGAGCAATCAATTGGCCTTCGTAAGTTGTCAGGAATATTTGTTGGTGTCAATGAAGGTTTTGGGCTCACACAGTTGCAAGCTTTAACAAATCTTCATGAATTAAAATTACGAAACATAGAACGAACAGAGGAGACTCAAACTGAAGTGCTGATGGGCCAACAAAGTCTTTGGGACTTGTCATTACATTGGGGTggtgaagaaaaaaaagaaagttctGAATCAACTACATCACTGCAGCTACTCGAAGCTCTTCGACCCAGCTTGCAGCTAAGAAGGCTAGAGATCATTTCTTATAAGGGAGTGGAATTTCCTACTTGGATGAGTAAACAACAACTTGCTGGTTTCAATTCTTTAGTTGAGGTCAGACTCATCAATCTCAAGAGGTGTGCTACGTTACCATCACTTGGTCAACTTGCTAATCTTGAGAAACTTGAAATAAGTGGCATGGATTTAATAACACACTTAGATGATACATTCTATGGTGATGGCGACATATTTCCTAAGTTAACCGAACTCACTTTCTCAGAAATGCTTGCACTAGAGAAATGGTACATGCCGAAAAGAAAATATATTCCTCTTGGTCAATTGTCATTAATTCAGTGCCCAAAACTCAAGGAAATAAATCTATTTGTCTATAATACAATTAGAATTTGGTTGAACAACGAGACAATATGGTCCGTTAGATTTTGCAGTTGGGACAACCTTCAAAGCATTCAAATAATAGAGATAGTCGGGTGCCAAGAGCTAAGGTGTCTGCCACAGAGTATGCAGAGGTTGAAGCATCTATATAAGATGATAATTAACAGCTGCAACAATTTGACGACTTTGGTAGCATTGGATTCACTTGAAGCATTGAACATATATGCTTGCCCAGTGCTAGCATTCGACCTAGCAGCATTTACAAACCTCTGGACGCTTACAATTAAAGGTTGCCCAAAGATGCAAATGTGAGTGTGATCTTCATCTCTTAGTAGATTTCATTTAATTACTCCTCCTATATATGCTTCTATTCATATATACCGATGATAACTACTGGATTAGTTATTGATTCAATCAAAGTAGTTATTTATTCTCTTCTCCCTTCTCTACCTATTAGACGTTATTACTTACTATTACTGCATAAACTTGTTACTTAgataattaaacaaaaattaaccAACTTGTATGATTAGTAGTATAATGTGTTTGACAACAAAACTTaacaaaaaaaaggtagatccgctaccttagcggcccccctagtgccggccccacggatatggagggaggttcatgcaggtacacagaccataggcgcatggcggggtaaacctcaccctgaccattacgccagagataccatgcgcccaccgtctgcgctacgccctgggggcgacAACAACAAAACTTAACAGTTCATATGGAAGATTGATCCCACGTACCATTTGCTTAGCCATTGGACATACTAAATTAACAAGATTGAgaaatcatgatttttttttcttttattagatTTGAAAGTTTGATCAACAAAGTGCAGCCACAATGTTATTATTTCAGTTATCACGATGCCTGGAAGAAAAAAGATGAGGAACGATGGTGAAAAAACAGAAGAAGATAGAAGatagaagagagaagaagaatgCAAGTAGTTTTCTTCACCAAACTGAATGATTCACTGGGCATATTGCAAGCAACAGCCGATCGACTTAGAGCGGTGGCATAAGAAGAATAGAAGATCCTAATTGACGTTGATCTGTTTGTTGGAATCATATCTTCTTAGTGTGTTTTAATTTGGTTAATCATCTAGctcattttatattttattttgtgaaattaatatGCATTTGTTGTGAAATCCTCTATTTGCACTGCGTCATTAATCAAATACAAGTTATAGCTTGTGAACTTTCTTAgtcttgagatttttttttttttttgatgaatttaTGCAACTAATCAAATTGATTTATTAGTGTTTATCAGCAACACAAAACTCATGCATATAGTTAACGATGTCCATGAACTTAATTTGACAGTTGCTCGATTTGTTGGagcttttaaaattaatattatcttaaattattttattatttatttaattcataaaataatagattaaagttagaccCAACCTATTTAGATGAAGTGTTACACTAACAATAAGTGCATctttgcctttttctttataaacTACGCATGTTAATTAACCTATTTGAGCCTGGCTAGTTACGCTAAAGAGTAAAACGTTAGTTGAGACTTCTCGATTcgatattttatctttatttagTTGCATGAATTTATTGtctaaagatttttaaaacatataacataattattattttgttaatttagtttttaatttaaatatataaaaaatattttatttgttcaaattatttataatagattaaaaaACGAATGAGATAAGTTTTATTTATTGAATGAATGATTTAATTCAATAAGATCATTGTTTCGTATAGCTCGATAAAAAAACAGTGAAGCCTATATATATGTGAAGCACATCTTGGTTAGGTATCTCATCTTACTATTTCAATAAGATCATTGttttacgttaatgtcctttttctattcatactaaaaataatttcaaggtttattagtaattccacaagcgaaacaatcagtgatctagaattcgagactcagctatagcgtattattatgaatttttctcatcattaattttctctgattgttttatataaaaaaatatagttctctttagtctcatatcttagaattgacaacactatgatcaaaaaaacttctataaatattttaggccgacgatgttaaaaaatatagttttcttagtattttttactaagacaagtataatattaaattaaaataatttttttcataaggaAGCCCGTTATAGTAGTTTGTTGCTGGGATTCTCTAGCGTCACTATTGCATGGGTCTGACGAATCTTAcctaaataattaattcttggttcgttaacactagaaaatccaaacaatttggattttcaaatacccaaataatttatatattattatattacacacgcaacgcgtgtgcaGGATCACACTAGTTTAGAGAAAAAATCTCTATAAATATATCGTATCTAGGATTTAAACAGTGAATTTCTGAGTACAATTAAATATCTTTCCACTGTATCATAATCCAAGGAAATAAATATACCAGTATAGTTCTCGTGCATAATTATCTATGGACTCATTAATGTTCATAAATAATTtatgaataaattaatttattaattcatatatattatttagATAAGATAAATGTACAACTAGAGTTCTTCGCGCGTCATACTTGATTCATATAGTTTCTTTACAACTCTAGTTATTAACCAATTCATCTCCAATCAAAGTAAAATTGCTACTAATATATACGATTTCATCCTTCTTTTATGGAAATAAAACCCCTCTCCTTTCAAGTAAATAGATTTTAAACTTGGTTTAGAAAAGTTTAAAGGGAGAAAAAAAGTGTCTTAAAGAAATCAGTAATTAGAGAAAAAATGAAGGGGCAAAAAACAAGAGATTACCATTTCCAAACCTATTCTATTAAATTGATAATGAAAATAGGGTAAAATTAATTATGCAAGTTGTCAAAATAAAAAATCCATTAttccaatatatttttttttataatctaggTATTTAGACATTACGATCCAACTATTCCTCGAGGAAATCAATCCGATCCTATAAAAAATTTTAACCATCCATCGAGATAAATATGAAAGCGCAACCGATAGTCTACACAATGGTACATAGTCCTAGTGGTTTTTATTCCAATGTTGTTATAATAACTATCTACTACTACTATAACGGATAATAGCTACAAGTAGTTGATACATATAAACGtaagtataaaataaaaaatataaaatccgaATGGTAacacaaataatttttgtaaattatatttataatactttaataatatgatttaatatcaatcaaattatttattttaaatttattaatttgaaattattttatctttttattgAAATCAATTTTTCATATATAAAATAACTGATTTGCTTTGTTCAttgaaattaatatattttaaaaaaactgaaatataaataataattgaACCGCCGAATCATAAGTGAATATGACCCGAATAAtatattattgatgattttaaacTGTGAATCATAATAGATTTTAAATATTAAAGttaaggatttaaattttttgaacggCCAAATTTTGTTTCTGAAATTATGTTCAGGCCTGGTTAAAGTCATTCAAAACAAATGcaacaaatattaaaataaataaaatagcaaCACCGTTCACATTAGTACCTAATGATAGTTGTATGCAATaataggagagaaaagagagaattttattttaatttaagagtaAGAAGATAAAAGTTATTACATGCCGAtaaagaaagattaaaaaaaataaattttgactgTATCAATTTGTCCACGTTAGATTTTTCTCACGGTCGCATAAAAGACGTCAGATAGTaaatgtgtgtatatatatgtaGCAGCTATAACTACTACAACGGTGTAATAGCTATTACAACAGTACAGTAACTATTAtaacggtgcagtagctgctataatTGTGCAGTAATTGCTACAACAGCTACAACATTGTAACAGTTGTTATAATATAGTAGTTATAACTGCTATAATTATGTAGTAGCTATGTAGCAGTGTAgcagctgctacaacattgtagtaaTTATAGTTGCTACAACTGTACAGTAGCTATTACAACGGTATAATAGTTATTACAATgatatagtagctgctacaatgataTAACAGCTgttatgttgtagcagctactatgtgttggtgcaattagcATCAATAgtgaaacttaagttttgattaatgataaatggattaaagttagatgtcgTATTATCTAATCTctttaccgagtgtgcaggaattgatgagtcaagaggacctgacactaggctgaaGTACAGATGTGTGATTTTGGCAGGAAGTCCAACTGGGTCCACGAGACCTGATAGTTGATTGAAGTCTAATTAGGATGTTTGATTCTAAACGATTAGCTGAAGTCCGGGTGTGCGATTCagacaggaagacctggtgggtcaagaggcaagTCAAGAGACTGTAAATGacaagtgaggtaagtcactggaggagagagatccagtgaggatgagtcccagTGGGACTATAGGCGCGGTCCAGCTTAGAGCCATCTGTgaagtctaagctgagaccatgactagatcctggtcttgggaaggtaggatctaagtcataaatttattatatttttaatgtgctaactttattttatagggtaATTTTTGTTACATGAATTAGCGTGTGTTACAGGGAATCAAAGTGGCAAAATGGATGGAAAAGGGTTTTGGGTGCTCGGAGCTTGTCTAGGTGCCCAAACGCCCAGATGCTTGGACGTTCTCCAAGCGTCCGAACAAGTGGATAGGTGCCCTAGACGACAGCTTGAGGTGGCGCTCACTGGTTGGCCAACCCACATCAgcggtctgggtgcccggaggtGAATAAAGCATCGGGATAAACTTTCGACGAGGTGCAATTATGTCAGCACGCTCCAAGCGCTCGGAGAGGAGCTCCAGGTGCTCGGAATAGCCTACATATATAAGCcgcttcgaccagcagctttagAGCACCAATTCCTATGTCTTTCATACTCCCGAGCTGCTCCAAAAAGGTCTCTGGGACACCGAAAAGCTGCTCAAGCAACCAAGGATTAAATTTTCATTCTTCTGTTATCGATATAATTTAATTATCACATTGTACttaattttgtaataattttgtgattatagtgattacccaatgaaagcactcagtGAGTgcagatcttggagtaggagtcattgaaggctccaaaccaagtaaaagaaacttgagttagtgattgttttattttctaCTGTGTATTCTTGTGATTTTAGAAAAAGCGACGAACgtcgaacgctattcacccccactcTAGCGTCTTTACTATCCTACACTatatagtagctgctataacgttgtagcagctattgtgtagtagctgctacatgttgtagcagctacactacctttaaaaatcagcaccatagtgattgttgcatgcaatataggagagaaaagaaaattttattttaatttaagtggaAAGAGAGAAAAGTTATTGCATGTATAtgagagagagagattaaaaaaaaattgaatttttgcCGTGTCAGATTGCCCACGTCAGATGTCGCTCACGGTCGCATAGGAAGCGTCGGGTAGCAtatcaattctctctctctctctctctctctctctctctctctatatatatatatatatatatatatatatatataccaaaaCTTGCGGACTGCTACGAACCGTCCTCATGGCAAGTCCGCATCACACATTTTTTCATTTACTTCTTGCCATGAACGACCGACTCTCCACCTCCGCTCTCCTTACGATTCTCCTCCTCcctccctgtgccctagctcTCCTCGCCACTCTCCATGCATATAAGTCTTTTTCAGTTAGATAATTAGATGCTACCAAATTGTTAATAGACATATATATTtgtatgagttttaattttttatatccaaTATTATAGTTTGCATGTTTGATACATGttaatattttatgatttaagttgtaactgctacaacatgtatTATCTATCAATGGGGTAGCTAcaacaacttgtagcagctatcTGACACTAGATGCTACACAATGTAGCATCTACCCTACAATAGCTGCtccacgttatagcagctaccctACATTGGCTGCTACACATGgtaaattatttcatttaaaGTTGTAAGTCCCTTTATTCCTAATATATATTGTTTATACGTGATtctaaatgatctatttaatCAATATAGGAGAAAACATATATTGTCTTTATTGGACGTCAGCCGAGTGTATATGACACCTggatagaagtatccacacaagtTAATCATTTTAGGGGCGCTATACACTAGTCTTTCAAGAGTAAACAGGATGCAATAAAAGCTTTTGAAGCCTACAACAATAAAAATCAAGAGAATACTTCCAGTACATCCAGAGGAAAAATAATTCATGTGCATCATCAAATATATTATCAAgttcaaaatcaaagaggaaactATGAAGACTGACAAATTTAGAAAACTGAAAGATGAATTGGAAGAGATAGAACATAGTTAGattctgtaaaaattagtgaTGAAGATTAGATATGATATTTAAAGTGGAAGTGTTTATAGGTCTCTGGCTTAAAATCTTCCACGATGTATTAACTTTGAACAaattgtaagaccgttagattcgatagaggggggggggggtgaatatcgattcgaaaatctcgagttaaaacgcagcggaaaagtaaggaagtaaagagatgaacacggttgatttttacttcgttcggagcctgtgacgactcctactcgaaggcccgtactccttgagtactttcgttgggcaattcactagcaattcggataattacaatttacgtacaaatattgctaatgaaagaaaaacaaagctataccgacaaataatgaattaaaagaaaaccggagtgagtcgtcggagctttgtgaacgtcgttggagcgcagagtagcagagtgattgaactcagagttctcagaacacagatatgttgaagctcctgcctggggcttcttttatatgctgctccgggcgcctggatcccttccgggcgcctggaatgtgacgttacactcccaaccagcatgctccaagtgtcaacgtcgtcctggggataaaacttgcctccgggcgcctggataccttccaggcgcccggacttccgggcgcccagaaccatcccgggcgcccggaccctcactgtttcctacctgcaaaacagtgttagtccgaggcaaataaaaaccctgcagcacagattgtaagcacatttttatagatacgctaagtaataaaaattaacaacaagagtatgacttagattccgtctttccgagaccggaatctagtcacgatctcgacttagacatccgaaatggatctaagccggatcgacgcctaatgtccccttcccgggaacgcgtcctcacagtcactcccctccagtgacttacctcacttacctgccagacgtccggtcagcctgtcgacccgtctagacttctcgctgttggttgctactcggaaaacctataggttccactgtacaaaaattttgtacaaaggtctgaaccttttcctagctaccatgtgttctttttaaattaaattttggatcgcctgcggaacttaacacgtttgatccaaaacttaatctatttgttcttttaggttttgacttggatctcctgcggaacttaacacgttcgacccaagtctccttaagttattaattccattaaatattaatttccataaaaggttcccagtactgacgtggcgaggcacatggccttcttggatatgggagcaaccaccaccgactagacaaaacctttaatagaacgctaatatttaatttcctaaaataactttaggttaaccaaagagaacaatcaaatcacaaggaaaagaaagaaacaaaagaacacaacttcgaaaaaacatattcgaaattctagaacgtaagcctcttgtatttggtattatttccataaataactagcatgatgcggaaatagaaattactagttataccttgtagaaaaacctcttgatcctctaccgtattcctcttctaacctcagacgttgtgcgggcaacgatcttccgagacgagaaaccaccaatcaccttcttctcctcctagctaggttcggccaacaaagaggaagcttcaccaaggaggaaaaacaaaatactaaccaagctccaagagatgctagctttctctccttcttcttcttcttctccgagtagtatccgccaccacaagagctccaatagaagggagggttcgccaccacaagaggaagagagggagaggttggccggccacaccaaggaacaaaagagggagaggaataatagatgttgtatcttgtgaaggcaccctcaccccttcttttatattccttggcctaggcaaattaggaaatttaattacaataaattttccttaatttccttgacatgatttaattgagagaaataaaataaaatttccccaattaatttcaagtggccggccatcattggataacaaaagaggacaagttttaatcaacaattaaaacttcctaatttgtttccggaaattttaaaaaataaaatttctctttaaaatctcttcatggttgataaaaggaaatttctataattttaattttatcaacatgtgaataatttttaaagaaaaaataaaacatctctccaatctacaaataaggaaagagatctaatctctttctttaatcttttgtagatcttttacaagagagatattttaattttaattctctttaaaatatatcttccacataataataaaatttaaaattaaattttttttttaatttattttggccggccctactagct
Coding sequences within it:
- the LOC122014209 gene encoding disease resistance protein RGA2-like, with translation MELKHLLLEVLPSSTMVAQGRLLCIQNHLAMVCDSLWAINSMIEIPEMGLLYNNAWHHRFNSPLDVPVEFADWVTDVATAVIDVGELLSRIMDWEASLYFRHVILVELKEMLCDLNSLVLRGSAMGLPRDPMGSMNPLREDYSIVLKNEVVGRHEDLEKLIEIFQQQQLVPSNNNGDDYNPFVIVIDGQKGVGKTTLAYMIYHHTWVRQLFHHRIWVDLPPGVSTPKMINFIGKEFAKSIKNEEYCDKKLHLELPLQAMWEFINEQLDGSRYLLVLHCPDLASLILQPEWNELKKILLRVGGPGSAVLVILKSSTQSVSDMSFQNRVKDITTYCLKPLSDDAWLELFKRHAAMTIPPSNRDIVFKCSPYAMPHFQFVGETFGAKFWGSLGHNIQLGNLYPCEIKDIHMVRNFPFAIVRLLQYHYLLDKDYNFILHMLTAEGLIPVEGLSPSWTEIYDRFRYNRILTFCLPRKVYLHRKVPGVSTTIPRCCRYLHLEINPRAIPFRLPTMPVEVSKKMIALVLREDEATTQEDDEVMTLQVYKKRRTKAATAISKFLDKTSVRLVHLHILVVETRMIQRLPNEVSKLVSLRYLHLSKLEIELLPKSLFDLPNLRILSLLHCKNLQKIRERIHKLKKLQILKLAYCTKLQQLPRSITRLKNLEELNVEGCCFLRKLPEDLVSFKSLRILNVAGCASLSQIPHGIEQSIGLRKLSGIFVGVNEGFGLTQLQALTNLHELKLRNIERTEETQTEVLMGQQSLWDLSLHWGGEEKKESSESTTSLQLLEALRPSLQLRRLEIISYKGVEFPTWMSKQQLAGFNSLVEVRLINLKRCATLPSLGQLANLEKLEISGMDLITHLDDTFYGDGDIFPKLTELTFSEMLALEKWYMPKRKYIPLGQLSLIQCPKLKEINLFVYNTIRIWLNNETIWSVRFCSWDNLQSIQIIEIVGCQELRCLPQSMQRLKHLYKMIINSCNNLTTLVALDSLEALNIYACPVLAFDLAAFTNLWTLTIKGCPKMQIYHDAWKKKDEERW